A DNA window from Caretta caretta isolate rCarCar2 chromosome 7, rCarCar1.hap1, whole genome shotgun sequence contains the following coding sequences:
- the TLX1 gene encoding T-cell leukemia homeobox protein 1, which translates to MDHIGAHHLHQSHAEPISFGIDQILNNPDQGSCMISGSRLQDSSDYGLSCIVSSAYNTMTGSYGASGGSAGAYPGACSMASLPGSYNVNMGVAMNGNGLNSAGGVIRVPAHRPLAGGGHQPLSTGMPTVPSVNAMNNLTGLTFPWMESNRRYTKDRFTGHPYQNRTPPKKKKPRTSFTRLQICELEKRFHRQKYLASAERAALAKALKMTDAQVKTWFQNRRTKWRRQTAEEREAERQQANRILMQLQQEAFQKSINQPLQADPICVHNSSLFALQNLQPWSDDSSKITSVTSVASACE; encoded by the exons ATGGATCACATAGGGGCTCACCACCTCCACCAGAGCCACGCCGAGCCCATCAGCTTTGGAATCGACCAGATCCTCAACAACCCGGACCAAGGCAGCTGCATGATCTCCGGCTCCCGGCTGCAGGACTCCTCCGACTACGGCTTGAGCTGCATCGTGAGCAGCGCCTACAACACCATGACCGGCAGCTACGGGGCGAGCGGCGGCTCGGCCGGGGCTTACCCGGGCGCCTGCAGCATGGCTTCCCTGCCGGGCTCCTACAACGTCAACATGGGGGTGGCCATGAACGGGAACGGCCTGAACTCGGCGGGGGGCGTGATCCGGGTGCCGGCGCACAGGCCGCTGGCTGGCGGCGGGCACCAGCCCCTCTCCACCGGGATGCCCACCGTGCCCTCGGTGAACGCCATGAACAACCTCACGGGGCTCACTTTCCCCTGGATGGAGAGCAACAGGCGCTACACGAAAGACCGGTTCACAG GTCACCCCTACCAGAACCGGACGCCGCCCAAGAAAAAGAAACCCAGGACGTCTTTCACCCGGCTGCAGATCTGCGAGCTGGAGAAGCGCTTCCACCGGCAGAAGTACCTGGCCTCGGCCGAGCGGGCAGCCCTGGCCAAGGCCCTCAAGATGACAGATGCCCAGGTGAAAACCTGGTTCCAGAACAGGAGGACAAAATGGAG ACGACAAACTGCAGAAGAGAGGGAGGCCGAGAGACAGCAAGCCAACCGCATCCTCATGCAGCTCCAGCAGGAGGCCTTCCAGAAAAGCATCAATCAGCCCCTCCAGGCAGACCCCATCTGTGTCCACAACTCTTCCCTCTTCGCCCTCCAGAACCTCCAGCCTTGGTCTGATGACTCGTCCAAGATCACCAGCGTCACCTCCGTTGCCTCTGCTTGCGAATAG